The genome window cttcaaatctattttttttttttttaaaattaattctgcAATATATGAACATATGGATTAGGGAAAGAAGGGAAAatatgagaaggaaaaaaaaagtacattttcCTTGATCAACCCTCTTCTTAGCCATCTCTTTAAAAGATAGATCAGGGTTCACTGCAATTGTTTAGGCTTGGGCTCTTTGCCTTTGCAGCAAGCAATAGATCAATTCGTATGGGCTTGTTATGAATCAGTAGGCACTGGGGTTATAAAGCTAGATTCTGAACTGAAAATTTTAAGGTGTTAACAATGTTTTACATGGAAAAATTTTTAGATCGGTTACAGTCGAATCAAAGTATCATTATCATAAGGTTAAATAGATAACTGTCTAACATCTTTTATGTGACAACTTAATCATTtggatatttatttttctagcaAAACAAAACGTCATCAAGCCGGCCTCATGCTTGCTAAAATCAACAGAGTGATGACCCAGAGTCTTGGCCACTGTTCTCAACCTTGTTGATGAGCTCAGGTTTTCTCCTGGCAACTTCAGCTAGCTCAATGTTAAGCATTATTATCTTAGTATGAGCGTTTCTAATGACAAAGCTCCATAGTTTTTTTctgcctctttttttttttcaaatattcttgagtaaataattattaaaacaagattcaaatataagaaaCCACTTCCTAGGTTTCTAATCATTTTCCTAATCTAATCTAAATTTTCTCGAAGGTTGCCCATTCTCCCTATCAAGATTGATTTCATATAGATATGTCAaagttgatattttaatatttggtcCGAAGAGCAGCGACACATTTTTATCCAATAAGCCAATCAAGCTAGCTGTTCAAACTTGGCTTGGTTGAATTTGAATCATGGGTTGACAAAACTACATCAGCCCAAGTTCAACCTTCATATTTAAgctatgatattattttttttggtatagTTTGGGCATGTTCACAAGTCTAATTGAGCTTGTTGAAAGCCTAGTCCAACATTTGTTTGCTTGGGATGCAAATACAGAATTGTTAGTCACAAAAAACCATAGTTGTAACTAGTGAAGCTAACATCAATTCATTCCTACTCACTTTTCTATTTCACAACTTCCTTTAGTTGTTCTTAGTGAGGTTTTAATAAGTTGTGACTTAAACCGGAAGGTACTTACCTTGACTTTCATAGCCTACTCAACTCTAACCAAGCCAAGGCACATTTTGGCTACCTTAGCTTGTTAAATATTTAACCTTGAATTTTAAGGTTGAGCCTCATTTGTTTAAACAGCCAGTGATAAGTTTCGGAGCATAAGCTTGTTCATGAGTTGCTGTTCATGAGTTGCTTATTTTATCTAATGACCTTACCAACTACTGATCAATTGTTTAAGTAACAAGCTTTTTTGCCATgttattttagttaaaattttctaatatttatgcAGCACTCTTATTTAAGCCTAAATAATGAACTGGGCCAGCTAGTTAGGAATGGTCCTTTCCCAAGTCATTTGGTGATTCATAGATAGATCTAATATACCAAATTCCGGTAAGCATATACATCATAAACAATGCATTCAACTTCAGCTGCCTTAGAATCAAATACAATTTTGCATTGTATTTTGCTTCTATATGGATTTATTGGACTTGATCTGCTGCTTAAGAAAATTCAAGGACATCAAAATTGATTATAAGGCCAAAATATTCTAAAACTGTTTTTGTTGCTTCCACAGCTTTGGTTGTGTAGCTATTTATATGCTGCTTGAATTTTCCATGGAAGCTTTCTAGAAAGGATTAATTGTCCTTCGACTTATTTCTAATTGGttggttcaaagatataaaTTGCCATTCTAAagctttaaaaaatgttttgctTTTCCATAGATGATGCATTGGCAAATGACAACCATGAAATCTGCCAACTCCATTGGATCACCACCAATTAGTGAGAAATTTAAAGCTCTTCATTGTTCTCTAAGAAAAGCTCTCCTCCCTGTCAACTCCAATGATAGCAGAAAGCCTCTTGAGGATCTCTCTTCCAAAGGCCGAGTATGCCCAGTACCCTTTGAGCCAAAGACTCCCAAACACCAATTAACATGACCTCCTGCACAAATGACAACTCCAAAATGATTGACACACCACTTGATAAATTTATTGCATGCGCTTCGAATTTAAAGGTATGGAGAAGCATGTTGGTCCTCTCTACTCGCAGAACTATTATCATCTAACATACAGAGCTCCCTCATTTAAGAATATATTGACCTCTTGAATACAGCCAACATGTGAGTGATAGCTTTTCTATTAAATTCCTTAATTTTTCTGTCTCTCTTTCGATGCGAGACTTCAGAAACATCATGGGAATTTTAACAAAACTATTAGTAACCATCACAGCCTATTATATTAAAGCATACAGCAGTAACATCATGAAAGTTTTAGCAAAACTATCCAGTTATGGACATCATAAATAGGACTAAAGTGTTTATCAAAAAGTAATTAGAGACAGAGGTTCCTGCCAGACTATTAGTTACCATCATAGCCTACGCCAATTACACCATAGACTACGCCACTCACACCTCATCCTGCTTAAAGACCACTCGTCCCCAATTCTGCTTGAAGACCCCTCGTCGTCACTGCAtctgaaagagagagagagagggagagagagagagagagagagaagttaGCTATTAGTATGATGATAGACCGGATCAATACATATCACAGAGCAAGATTGCTACCAAATGAACGCAAAAACCAAAATAACTTACGGGATAGAAAATCTTGATGCTTTCTGTCTTAAGTTTGCAATGTCCTTTTTCAGCTGGGCAAACCGCATGATTAGCTCCAATTGTTCAATTTTCAACTCCCTCTCAATCTTTTCCCTTTCGGACTCCATTCCTTCCTTCTTCACCAGAGACTCAACATTATTTCTTTCTCCATTATCGTTTCTATTTGGCTGCGCCTCTTCCTTCACACGCTTTGCCTCCTTACCCTCTAGGTTGCTCTTTGCTGGGCGCTTTCCGGGTATTGTAGGGGTTGGCTTCACAGTTGGGTCTTCCTCTTCTTCAGACGACTCTTCTGCGGATGCTTCCTCTTCTTCAGACGACTCTTCTGCGGATGCTTCCTCTTCTTCCGACGACACTTTTCGCGCTTCTTCTGAAGCTTCTACTACTTCTTTCAAGGAGTCCGGGACCGGCGAATACTCTTCGGAGTCAGGAATCTgcacatcttcttcttcttcggaGTCGGGGACCTGCAGATCCTCTTCTGGGGTTGGAGAATCCGGGGCCATTACAGAATGAGAGAGGGCGGGAATGTCAAGGGTGGTGAGGGTTGGGCCTTCTCAAATTTGGAGGCAGGGTTTTATAAATAATCTTCGTTTGCTTCTTTTAGCGTTCCCGATTCCTGCCGATTAAGGAGCTGACAAAGTTAGGAATCGAAAAcgatttttcacatttatttgtGCTTCTTTTGACGTTCCCTATTGATGCCGATTGAGGAGCCCTCGCGGCTAGGAAACGGAATCGATTTTCCGCTTTTTTTTTACAtctattttattctttatttcatttttaataataattgttgatTGGAATTACAATACAATTTCCCtaaattttttggattgtgttctattaaatttttcttcttaacaaataaagtaaaaaaatgatattttatttgtatataaaataaactaaaaaatcaTGTTGAAACCAAtgcattttaaaacaaattcaaaggagagtaatggaagaaaaatttctttggatttatttattttcatggaTTCTTTTAATATGCTATAAGCATTTAACATAATTGTGGATACTAATTGCTTCTTTTCTCCAACACAATGATAACACCGCCACACACTTAAGGAAAGCActaacaagaaaaaataaaatcgatTTTTTGACtcttttctttgaaattaaattGTAGACATAACAAATTAATGGattaaattatcattaatttggtcttccaaaaaaaaaaaatgatatcctcttatggataagtttccctaatttccaactataaaaaggataataataataataagaaaattattattattattatgattattatcttgttggtcAAACCTCTTAGGAGAAGAAAATTTactaaaatcaaggaactaaatcccttgaattaaaCAACTAAAATTCGGGAATTCGAAATTCAAATTCCctatcttcacctataaatagatgTGTCTTCTATCAAGAGGAAAGGAAATTCAGAAatcagaaaaattcaaaaaggaaaatcctaaggagaaaatccaaaggtaactttgtatgggaaaaggggcttcacaacaaaagaaagagcttcatcaaatctccctgCAAGTTCGGTAAACGGCAAAAAAACTGCTACACGCATTCTTCGCCATTCAACAAGGTCATTCGGGAATAAGCCACTTGTGACCCTCAATTAATCttcgaaatcaagaaaacgtcatcgtcgtcttccaaagtgtgatcaaagcaaaagaatttgagggaaaatattattttggagattgtacccacaatattttaatttcaataaatattttgttcgtactatttttctattttgttttgctaattttgcaGGAATTTTGGTGCATACAAATTTCTGGCATGCCCGGTGGGACATCTCTGCCTCTCATCTCTTTTGTTAGAAGATTGATTTCTACCATGTCAATGACACCCAAAAGAACTCAAGTTGTGCATGTCAACAAGGGCAATGACAAGCTCATCATTGCTCAATCGACACATGATGCCATTATGGGCCCCATGACTCGTAGCAAAGCAAAATAAATATCTTCAttctcaacaaaacaaacaagtgaGTCTGCTTGTTTGCTAAAACCGGTAAGAACACGTGACAAGCACCAACCACTCATCACCTTGGTCTCTTTGGGGGCAAAAAGCCATAGTCCTTGTAGCAGGAGAAAACTCCCTTCAACACTATAGGACTTTAGGGATAAATCTTCTTGCTTTATTATCGATGCCAACTTTAGCACTGGTTCATACTTCGGATCGCTAACTGGAATGTCAAAGGAGGAAAACTACACTAATCATTCCGACTCTTTTACTTCTCCTTTCTCGATGACTATGTCGGTAATGGCAACTGACACTACATCTGTAGAGGAGCAATTAGCAGAGATGGCTTGCGCCATTGCCAAACTCACCAAGACAGTTGAGGAGAAGGATATGTAGATAGCATCCCTCATAAACAAAGTTGAGGCACAAGTACAAAATATAGGTGAGTCAAGTCAAGGATTCAACCACCTTTCGAATGTTGCATCTCCTCTCAATGATGCACTACATTCATATAGGACAATGCAAGTTGAGAGACAAGCGGCAGAATCTGCCTTAGTGGCGTCATTATCTATCCAACAACTTCAGGACATGATAACTAACACCATTAGAGCGTAGTACAGTGGACCCTCACATAGTACGCTCATGTACTCTAAACCTTACACTAAGAGGATTGATAACCTACGTATACCTATGGGTTATCAacctccaaaatttcaatcatttgacGAGAAGGAAAATCCGAAACAACATGTTGCCCATTTTGTTGAAACTTGTAACAATGCAGGTACATATGGTGACTTATTAGTTAAACAATTCATTCATTCTCTCCGAGGGAATGCTTTCGATTGGTACATAGACCTTGCACCTGAGTGTATCGATAGTTGGGATCAAATGGAACATGAATTCCTCAGTCGTTTCTGTAATACCTAGTACtgatgaattaaataggcaacaatgattattttagtacttaactttaagcttgcttattagatgttaaaactagtttagtgctaatcatgtttaattatgaattaaactttaattaaggttaagtgggattagttaatgacctaagcatgcttattaggttcttagggactgattagggttatgaaaacttaaaggactaatgggcaattatgggttttatttttgataacttgaaggactaaagtgcaaaattgggaaattgaagttagtggaatgccacctcctacttgggtggattggtggcagccatgtggcctGCCAGCTCGTGCTTGGTTGCATGGAGACCCGTTTAAAAGGGGTtgcagctcgttttgcaccaGTTCACCTGCaacaacttgggttagagagagaaagtgtagatttgaggtaagcaagttgtttaattttgtaatttttgtttattttggttcctaatggtatgctgaaaagaattaacggtaaaatttgtgtaaaagttgagtgtaattagctataaacccattttagttaaaaatcacaattaattaaatattaaagtattttagcttaagtattttattaatggtaatatcagcatgaatctttgtttaatttggtttgattgaaaaatagattagtaaacatgtgattaattaggttatttggacgcttgggatttgttaataggttaggctttaagaaaatcaaaagaattagtgtttggtaattaattggggaatatgagaagtaaaaaaaataaataacagaaagttgttaaaaattagtaagaaaggaaaatttcataagttttaattgaatgaattttaatggttaggaaacctaaattatgttgtttcatttcagttcctcgtaataggcaaagaGCCCCTACATAGAAGAAACAGAAAAAGGAActggtgtaaggtagggaattttatgctattctatggtgtatctgatttctttccttgaatcatttgttggaatttcatgttatttttatgatttaataaaatgttttaatgtgtcattgcatctcggtttattgcattAAAAATGTTACCATGATATTGGAacatatattggtatgaagattcatggttctgTGTTGTtgaaatggttcatggtgtggttgcattgcaagaaggatatggaattatcacagatgATATTaagagaattgattggtgggaagtgtttatgtgatATTACAGGcattatcatttgatatattgtttatgtgggaccgagggtccttgggtgaaagtccttaaagccctcgaggaagacactctgATGTGGGTTTATGGGGTTGGTCATGTCCTTGGGTTTTAGTCCttaaagacacggggttggtcctacccttgggtatgagtcccaaaagacacgaggtatgacttgcccttgggtgatgtcccagaatagtcattattatattgatcgactatcttgtggagcattgatatctgatgtatagattggtgggggttagcagtttatcagttgtgaaaggatggatgaggaaaagcaaagatgaaaccagcaaacacatgcatacatgtttgacatgattacacatttgttaatggttataaaatgtttatcatgcatgctattaaaagtttaattcaaggtttttaagggtatgcttaggatggttataaactttcctactgagttgtgaaatcaccctattccttccacctttagatgcaggtcagaagacctatgcaggaaataatgcttgagcaatgctttactgtgattggatgctgtttgttcgcattgaaagtcttttgaggccttgccttttgtatcaaagactgaatctttttgtaggaatgatgtaatatatatatttgttaggtacacttgtagtatgggctacccgtagtgaacaatggggttttggtatatgtaaattaatgtagtacaagtttcttttgtgaaacaaaacatattttgttaactaatagtCACAAAGTTTAATATAGGATGTACTCTTCATAACAGGTTTTGCGTATcctctttttgaaaaaattcaagcaggaactcaacattttaatatttgtatccctatattttttttagagcacttatactgtatttgagtatcaattgtttagTTTGAAGAATAACAAAAACCGGGGTGTGACAGTTTCTATAGCACCCGACGAATTGTAAGCATGATGGAACTTACTAACACTAAGCAATGGAAAAATGAGCTGGTTGTAGACTATATCAATCGTTGGCGTTCCTTAAGCCTTGACTGCAAAGATAGATTATCTGAGGTATCAGTCTTGGAGATATGCATGCAAGGAATTCATTGGGGTCTCCTATACATCCTCCAAGGGATACGACCCCGTACCTTTGAAGAATTAGCCACTCAAGCACCGGACATGGAACTCAGCATAGCCAACATGGTGCTAAAAAGGACCTTATCGTTGACTAGCAAAGAGAAAGACACAATGGGAAAGTAAGTGATAAGAATTCAATAAAACCCATCCAGGAGTCAATGATGGTAAATACAACTCCTATCAAAATCTTAGTGCAAGATAAAAAGAATGAAGTAAAAAAGGTTGGACCAACCTAGGAAAATGAGAGGTGTCGGTTTACCTTAAAGGAATTAGAGGAAAAAAAGTATCATTTTCTTGACTCTGATGTGCCTAACGTGTTGGAAGACCTGCTTCAGACAAAGGTTATTGAGCTACTTGAGTGCAAGCGTTTAGAAGAAATGGGTCGTGTTAATGATCTGAACTATTGTCATTACTGTCGAATCGTCAGTCACCCGGTGGAGAAATGTTTCATCTTAAAAGATCTCATAATGAAACTTGCAAAACAAGGAAGAATTCACTTGGATCTAGATGAAATAGTAGAGTCAAATCATGCTACAGTCACATTTGGGTCCCTTGATCCTGTTTCATTACACGTTCCAATGTAATGTCATTGAAACATTTAAGATAATTCATGCACCATGGATTCCTCGGCAATGGATTCATCTCTACAAGTAACTGAAAGGTTTGCCTCTTCAATTTTTGAACCTTATTTCCCATTTTCACCTTCATTTTTAAGAGACAACCCTGAACTGCTTTCTTCTTTCCTCCCTCCTTCGCTGTCTGAACCAGGATTTGGGGGCATGCGCTGGTACTATCCAATGCGAGTCATTGAAACCAAAGCAAACACAAGTGTCATGTCAAGGCATCCTTCTTTACTTCTATTTTGATAATGAATCAATGTCATATAACGAAGAAAGTTGGACATTAGTGACATGAAGAAGACCTCACAAGAAGCAAGAATCTCATCCATAGCCAAAGGAACaacataagaaaaatattagtcGATatctgaaaaagaaagaagaaaagaaacctaaaagaaaacaagatatTGTACAGGTTGATAACTTTTTGATACAGAAGCTCATCACCCTTGTCACCTTAGGAGAATACTTTCCTCTAGAGTTTTTCAATAGAAGGATAATGACATCAACCTATATGGTCTCTTGTCACAAAAATTCGGAAGGATATGAAccaagtgaagatgaagaaaacaTTCTTGGTATAGAGTCGAGCGAAACCAAGGAAGAGGATGAGGTAGTAGCAAATCTACAATGCTTACTCTCATTCTTTGGTATCTGTGAAATGTTGCAACTTTATGAGGAAACACAAATTGCATTGATCCAAATACATAGGAATCCATCACTCTAGGCTACAAAAATAAAGGAGGCAAAACAATTTGAGAACAAATGCCACAATTGTGCAACATGTTGTGCAACCATCACTTTCACCAGTGATGATGAAGAGAGCATGACATCAAATTTTACcacaattgttttcaaaccGCGACATTCTAGTGATGCTTCTTAAAGCATGAGCCTAAACTACATATTACTCCTATTATACAAGAGCTTAAActgtagtaaaaaaaaaaaaacattcttggCAAACTTCTTAAACCGAGGAACAAACTTTTTGTATCAAAGAAGTCAAATCCGGAGATTCCAAACTAAAATCTCCAACTTCTCTACATATAAgtgttcttttctttcatcatgaCGCGTTCTTAAAAGGGTGATGGAACCCATAaactaaatctaaaaatgaaGCTCAAAAGTCAAAATTAAACTCCACACATTCTTCAACAAGCTCATAGAAGAATATCATACACAAAAaaaagtgtcattcatccacCTTCAAAGCTAAAGAAGACAAGGTTAGGTTTTTCAAAACACTTGAGGAAATTGTCAATAAGTTTACTTGATATCAAGTCATCTTTGAtccttaattaaaatttgttccAAGGACATGAATTTATCATCCTTCGATCAAACTCAAGACAAGTGACACTCTTGGCCCACATGAGCATAAACTGCGTACGAcgcactaaaaaaaaa of Vitis vinifera cultivar Pinot Noir 40024 chromosome 17, ASM3070453v1 contains these proteins:
- the LOC104882447 gene encoding uncharacterized protein LOC104882447 — protein: MAPDSPTPEEDLQVPDSEEEEDVQIPDSEEYSPVPDSLKEVVEASEEARKVSSEEEEASAEESSEEEEASAEESSEEEEDPTVKPTPTIPGKRPAKSNLEGKEAKRVKEEAQPNRNDNGERNNVESLVKKEGMESEREKIERELKIEQLELIMRFAQLKKDIANLRQKASRFSIP